TCCGGCCATGGTCAACTTCGGCAACTTCGAATACACCAACAAGGGCGACCAAATGGAGTCGATGTATCTGGTCGAGGCAGAGGGCATCTACTCCGGATACAAATACTACGAAACCCGATACGCCGACATCGTCTCCGGCCAGGGCAACGCGGACTCCGCCACGGGATCCAGCGACGGCGGCGCATGGAACTACGAGGACGAGATCGTCTACGGATTCGGCGAGGGCCTGAGCTACACCACCTTCGAGCAGAGGCTCGACTCGGTCGAGACCGACGAGGAGAACCATACGATGACCGTGACCGCGACGGTGACCAACACGGGCGACGTGGCGGGCAAGGACGTCGTGCAGGTGTACGCGCAGTCGCCGTATACCGACTACGACAGGCAGAACAACGTCGAGAAGGCCGGCGTGCAGCTGATGGACTACGTCAAGACGGACGAGCTGCAGCCCGGCGAATCCCAGACCGTCTCGACCACGTTCGAACTGAAGTATCTCGCCAGCTACGACTACACCACCGCGAAAACCTACATCATGGACGCCGGCGACTACTATCTGTCCATCGGCAACGGCGCGCATGAGGCGCTGAACAACATCCTCGCGGCGCAAGGCTACGACGTCTCCGACGGCATGACCGACGCGGGGGACGGGTCGCTCACCTACACCTGGCATCAGGACGAGTTCGACGACACCACCTACGCCACCAGCGAGAACGGCACCGAGATCACCAACCAGCTCGATGACATGGATCTCAACTACTGGCAGGAAGGCACGGTGACGTATCTGTCCCGTTCCGATTGGGAGGGCACCTGGCCCAAGGCCTATACGGACATCGCGATCACCGACGAGATGCAGCCGTACATGCAGTCGGATTTCTACGAGATGAAAACCGACGAGGACACCTCCGACATCTTCCCCGAAGAGGAAAGCAGCGTCTCCTTCCTGGAGATGAAGGGCGCCGACCTCGACGACGAGCGTTGGGACGAGATCATGGACGGAGTCACGCTGGAGGACGCCCTCTACGGCATCCGAGTCGGCGGCACCCAGCCGAAGAAGTACGAATCCGTCGACGAAATCGTCAACGCGCTCGAGTCGGATGGCCCCGGCGGCATCAACGGCACCGACCTCGCCACCCGCAGCACCGACCCCGATTCGCCGACATACGTGTCCGAGGACGACCCGAACGCGACCTACAAGCCCAACGACTACGTCTGCGAGCCCATCGTCGCCTCGACCTTCAACAAGGACCTCGCCACCGCGCAGGGCGCCCTGTTCGGCAACGACTCGCTGTGGACGAACACCACGATCTTCTTCGCCCCGGGCGTGAACAACCAGCGCACGCCGTACAACGGACGCAACGACGAATACTATTCGGAGGATCCGATGGTGACGAACTACTGCGCCAGCGCCGTGGTCGCCGCCGCTAGGGAGAAGGGCACGATCATCGTCCCCAAGCATCTGGCCTTCAACGACCAGGAGTCCGGACGCATGGGCATCAGCGTGTTCATGAACGAGCAGAAGGCCCGAGAGACCGAGCTGCGTGGCTTCGAAGGCATGGTGGATGCGGGCATGAACGGTCTGATGACCTCCATGAACCGCGTCGGCATCACCTACTCGTCCGGCCATGTCGGTCTGATGCAGAACATCCTGCGCGGAGAGTGGGGCTATCAGGGCTTCCTGATGACCGACATCATCTTCTCGATGAAGGACGTCACCGATTACATGTCGGCCAAGGAATCCGTCATCGGCGGCACCACGCTGATGGGCATCAGCTCCGACAGCCAGATCGGCAGCTCGGGATCGTGGCAGTACATGACCGTGGAAGGCGTCAGCGAAGACCGGCAGTTCGTGCAGGCGCTCCGGGACAACACGAAGTACCTGTTCTACGCTCTCGCGAATTCGAACGCCATGAATGGACTGAACAGCACCTCACGCGTCGTGACGAACATGACATGGTGGCGTTGGAGCTACGCGGCGTTCATCGTGGCCGCATTGGCTCTGACGGTGCTGTCCCTGACGATGTATGCTCGCGCGATGCGCAAGAGCGGAAAGGAGATCGAACGATGAGCAAGAAGAAGATCGGCGCAGGGAACATTCTGCTGGCGCTGTCCGCGCTGTTCTCCCTGGCGGGAACCGTGGTCTACATCGTCAACGCGACCGGAAGCTATTACGGCGACTTTGCGTTGCTGGTGCCGGTGCTTGGCCTGGCGACCCTGGTGCTCATCGTGGCGCCCATCGTGCTGGAGACGGTTGTGGGGGATCGGCAGTGGATCGACGCGTGCTATCCGATCGCCGGTGTGCTCGGCATCGCCGCGATGGTGCAGTACATCGCCGCCCGCGCCGAATCCGTGGCCCTGATTCTCGGATCCTCGCTGGAGGCCGGAAACACCGCCGCGCACCAGGCCCTGTACACGGCGTTCGCGGGCATCGCATGCTACCTGCTTGCGGTCGTCGCGGTATGCGCGGCGGGATTCTTCAACCGCGCCGCAACATCATCCGTGGAAGTGGTCTCCCAGCCGGTGACGGCCTGACCGGTTCCTCCTCGCGGCCATACGGCCCGCCCGTCGGTTTTCATTCCTTTTTCCTGGCGGCGGGCCGTATGGCCTTCTCAACCATCATCTGAACCATAGGATTTTGTGATCATGACCTCCAAACTGCAGCGCTTCTTCGACTCGCCTCTTGTCGCGACGCGCGTCACGTCCGCGGACGTGAAGATCCCCGAAGCCGTGTTGGGCTATCTCGTAGGCCCGTTCCTGGCGTTCATCTCCAACGCGATCTTCGGCTCCTACCTCAACCGCTACTATTCCGACGTGCTCGGCTGGACCGACGTCCAACGGTTCGGCGTCTTCTCCGGACTGCTGCCCATGATCTCCGTGGTGTTCGTCATCGTCGGCAACCTGTGGGTCGGCCACCTGATCGACAACACGCGCACCTCGCAGGGCAAGGCCCGTCCCTATCTGCTGATCTCCGCCCCGTTGCTGCTGGTGGCGATCGTGTTCCTACTCTCCGACCCGTATCAGGCGAGCCCGGCCGTGCAGATGGTGTGGATCGCGCTGAGCTACAACATCTACTACGCGGTCGCCTACCCGTTCTTCTACGCCTCGCACAGCTCCTTCGTGGCGCTCTCCACCCGCGATTCCAAACAGCGCGGCCTGCTGGCCACCTTCTCCAACGCGTCGATGGTGGCCGCGGTTGGCGTGGGCGCGAGCATCCTGGTGCCGGTGCTGCTGCAAAGCTGGCTGTTCGTCGAAACCGACGGGTCGATCGACACCGTCGCCAGCTACGACCATTGGCGCATCCTCATGGTCGTGCTGTGCGCGGTCACCGTGCTCGGCATCCTCATCGAGTACTACCACACCCGCGAGCGCATCACCGAGGAGAACTTCAAACTCGGCATCGTCGAGCAGAAGGTGCCGCTGGGCAAGCAGGTCGCCAGCTGCGTGAGCGAGCCCTATTGGTGGCTGATCATCCTGTATTTCGTGTTCTTCCAGTTCTCCGGCATGCTCAAGAACGGTTCGATGAGCTATTATTCGCGCTGGATGTTCGACGGGGTGACCGACGAGGCCTCCGCCGGAACCGTGATGAGCCTGCTCGGTCTGATCGGCGGCGTGCCCACGGCCATCGGCATGCTGGTCGCATGGCCGATCGCCAGCAAGCTCGGCAAACGCAACGC
Above is a window of Bifidobacterium eulemuris DNA encoding:
- a CDS encoding glycoside hydrolase family 3 protein, translating into MSRKTNVWRGFTTITASLLALSVGVATVCESWKESLDQNLGTTSSSIETSDKTASDTYTYTSDYTTTDELVQAHEELNEQLSEEGSVLLKNNGTLPLGSGDKVTLFGAASHYPYYGPEFGGSVDEENAVSLEQALTDGGFEVNPTMTALYETLGNITDGKDEQGNDIYPYRPGALTSTFIGPVPGQYAVGEPPLSAYEENAAGYQDSFAEYSDAAIVVLGRSASEAADYLPGDDGLAEGESGENALALNDEERAMIDLACQNFDKVVVLINSVNQLELGDLADNDQIDAILWVGLPGVYGFNGVADVLNGEESPSGHLTSTYAANSQSSPAMVNFGNFEYTNKGDQMESMYLVEAEGIYSGYKYYETRYADIVSGQGNADSATGSSDGGAWNYEDEIVYGFGEGLSYTTFEQRLDSVETDEENHTMTVTATVTNTGDVAGKDVVQVYAQSPYTDYDRQNNVEKAGVQLMDYVKTDELQPGESQTVSTTFELKYLASYDYTTAKTYIMDAGDYYLSIGNGAHEALNNILAAQGYDVSDGMTDAGDGSLTYTWHQDEFDDTTYATSENGTEITNQLDDMDLNYWQEGTVTYLSRSDWEGTWPKAYTDIAITDEMQPYMQSDFYEMKTDEDTSDIFPEEESSVSFLEMKGADLDDERWDEIMDGVTLEDALYGIRVGGTQPKKYESVDEIVNALESDGPGGINGTDLATRSTDPDSPTYVSEDDPNATYKPNDYVCEPIVASTFNKDLATAQGALFGNDSLWTNTTIFFAPGVNNQRTPYNGRNDEYYSEDPMVTNYCASAVVAAAREKGTIIVPKHLAFNDQESGRMGISVFMNEQKARETELRGFEGMVDAGMNGLMTSMNRVGITYSSGHVGLMQNILRGEWGYQGFLMTDIIFSMKDVTDYMSAKESVIGGTTLMGISSDSQIGSSGSWQYMTVEGVSEDRQFVQALRDNTKYLFYALANSNAMNGLNSTSRVVTNMTWWRWSYAAFIVAALALTVLSLTMYARAMRKSGKEIER
- a CDS encoding MFS transporter; this encodes MTSKLQRFFDSPLVATRVTSADVKIPEAVLGYLVGPFLAFISNAIFGSYLNRYYSDVLGWTDVQRFGVFSGLLPMISVVFVIVGNLWVGHLIDNTRTSQGKARPYLLISAPLLLVAIVFLLSDPYQASPAVQMVWIALSYNIYYAVAYPFFYASHSSFVALSTRDSKQRGLLATFSNASMVAAVGVGASILVPVLLQSWLFVETDGSIDTVASYDHWRILMVVLCAVTVLGILIEYYHTRERITEENFKLGIVEQKVPLGKQVASCVSEPYWWLIILYFVFFQFSGMLKNGSMSYYSRWMFDGVTDEASAGTVMSLLGLIGGVPTAIGMLVAWPIASKLGKRNAIVAGMVISVLGGSVSFLDVHNLTVVCAGVVLKGIGSIPAMYVTLALLSDVLDHLEAKNGFRSDGFTMSVYGSIMVGMTGLGNGIINALLVAGGYDASLPEQSGAVQAVLTGTYLGGEIVCYAIIAVLMVFLGVEKHVKADQEKIVASQKAAVEAAGGEWISPEERLRMEESMA